The region TTCTTGGATTGCTTTCAAATCGGCGAGGAGATTTTCCCAATCCACAAAAATCGTGGTTTCAGTTTTTTCCATGCTTTCTCCCAAAATATGAATTTTGCCATAAGGGTTTGAGTATAGCATGGGATTTAAACATGCCTTGTTTTTTAAAATAAAGGTTCTGTTCTCATCAAATACAGACACTCAAAGCCTTAATTAATTTCTTTCATTTTTTAAAAACTTTATAGTAAAACTTTCTTGAAAACATAGGGGGATATTTCGCATTTAATATTCTCATCAATCCTTTAATCCCCCTAACCTCCCAAGGATCGATTTTTCAAGGAGTTATCGCCCAACTTGCGTCAGGCTTTTTGTATTTTGATGGTAAAAAACGCTTTTAACCTTTTTTAACAGATAGCAAGCCAGAAAAGAAGTTATCTAGAAAAGAAGTTATTAAAACTTTGCCTTGAAAAAACGAATGCCAACACTAAAGAAAACTTTAAAAAAGTTGGTAGTAAAAACTAAAAAGGGATTAAAAACTCTTTTTCAAGCCAATCCAATCCATTTAAAAAGTTCTACACTAATTTTAAGAGAAGCGGTTAAAAAACGGATTTCAACCCCTAAAGAGCGTTCTACCCATCAGCATTGATTGAAGCATGACTGATAAAAAGCCTTGAAGTTAATGGCGGACTTCTTTAATCCTTGCTGCCTTACCTCTCCTATCGCGCAAGTAGTAGAGCTTCGCGCGGCGTACCCTGCCCACGCGCAACACCTCAACGCTCGCCAAACTTTCGCTATAAAAAGGGAAAATTTTCTCCACGCCGATATTGTTAGCCCCTATTTTACGCACGCAAAAAGTCTTATCCACGCCATTGCCTCTAATCGCAATGCACACGCCTTCAAAATACTGAGTTCGTGTTTTTTCGCCTTCTTTAATGGTGATACCAAGCCTTAAAGTATCGCCGGCTTTAAATGCTGGCATGGTCTTGTCTTTTAATTGAGCGTCTTCAAACTGCTGAATGTAGCGGTTTTTCATGTGTTTTCCTTAATGTCAATTTCATGATTTGTGCTGTTTGAATAAATCAAGGCGGTAAAATTTTGTCCTTAATTTTGACAAATCAAGTTTTAGTTGCTTGATTTTAGCATGATTTCCTTTAGAATATTCTAAAGGTGTAGGGATTTTATTGATTTCTTTGGATTTAAAAACAGCGTTAGCGAAATTAGGGGCCTCCAAATAATCATTTTCAAAACTCTCATTTTCTAAAGATTGGGCGTTACCCAAAACCCCTTGAATGTGGCGAGCGATACTATCTATCAAGCACAACGCCCCAAGCTCGCCCCCTGTTAAAATAAAATCGCCTATACAAAAAACCTCATCAGCACCAAGTTCAATAGATCGTTCATCAAAGCCCTCATAACGCCCGCACACCAAAATGACATGCTTTTTTTGAGCCAAACGCATCGCGTCTATTTGCTTGAAAGGCTTGCCCACCGCGCTTAAAAAAATCGTGTGTTTAGGGTTTTTAACAGAGTGGAGCGCGTTTTCTATCATCTCTGGGTCTAAAATCTGCCCCGCACCCCCACCAATGAGCGTGTGATCCGCTTTTTGATATTTATTAGCGCTAAAATCTCTAAGGTTTAACACTTCTAATTCAAAAAGGTTTTTTTCTAACGCTCTTTTTAAAATAGAATCTTCAAAATAAGGCCATACGAGTTGCGGGAAAAGGGTTAAAACGCTGAATTTCACTCAACTATTCT is a window of Helicobacter pylori NQ4053 DNA encoding:
- the rplS gene encoding 50S ribosomal protein L19, whose product is MKNRYIQQFEDAQLKDKTMPAFKAGDTLRLGITIKEGEKTRTQYFEGVCIAIRGNGVDKTFCVRKIGANNIGVEKIFPFYSESLASVEVLRVGRVRRAKLYYLRDRRGKAARIKEVRH
- the trmD gene encoding tRNA (guanosine(37)-N1)-methyltransferase TrmD yields the protein MKFSVLTLFPQLVWPYFEDSILKRALEKNLFELEVLNLRDFSANKYQKADHTLIGGGAGQILDPEMIENALHSVKNPKHTIFLSAVGKPFKQIDAMRLAQKKHVILVCGRYEGFDERSIELGADEVFCIGDFILTGGELGALCLIDSIARHIQGVLGNAQSLENESFENDYLEAPNFANAVFKSKEINKIPTPLEYSKGNHAKIKQLKLDLSKLRTKFYRLDLFKQHKS